A DNA window from Paenibacillus sp. HWE-109 contains the following coding sequences:
- the prsW gene encoding glutamic-type intramembrane protease PrsW produces MQILPIILAAIAPGLSLLTYFYLKDKYETEPIHLVIRMFIFGFLLVYPTMVLQNAFMKEVGEGTFVSAFFLSGGIEEFLKWFVLYHMIFRHEAFDEPYDGIVYAVAVSLGYATLENIIYAFLHATSFSALMMRALLPVSGHALFGVMMGYYMGKAKFVPHKAQKYLWFSLLLPILWHGLFDYILLIFKSNWIWIMIPVMAFLWIRTIWRVDRANAHSPLRVVTSDDKIKVS; encoded by the coding sequence TTGCAAATTCTGCCGATCATACTGGCAGCTATAGCTCCAGGTCTCTCGTTACTCACTTATTTCTATTTAAAAGATAAATATGAAACAGAACCCATACATCTGGTCATTCGCATGTTCATTTTTGGTTTTCTCCTTGTGTACCCAACGATGGTGCTTCAAAATGCGTTCATGAAGGAAGTTGGAGAAGGTACATTCGTCTCCGCCTTTTTCCTCTCAGGCGGCATTGAAGAGTTCCTCAAATGGTTCGTCCTGTACCACATGATCTTTCGGCATGAAGCGTTCGATGAACCGTATGATGGTATCGTCTATGCGGTGGCAGTGAGCTTAGGTTACGCTACGCTCGAGAATATCATTTATGCTTTCCTTCATGCTACGTCATTCTCAGCTCTGATGATGCGAGCTTTACTGCCTGTATCCGGTCACGCTTTATTCGGGGTCATGATGGGTTATTATATGGGGAAAGCGAAATTCGTCCCGCACAAAGCCCAAAAATATTTATGGTTTTCGCTATTATTGCCAATTCTTTGGCACGGATTGTTCGATTATATTTTACTCATTTTCAAATCGAACTGGATTTGGATTATGATTCCAGTGATGGCTTTTCTCTGGATTCGGACGATTTGGCGGGTCGATCGCGCCAACGCGCACTCGCCTCTGCGTGTAGTTACGTCAGACGACAAGATTAAAGTGAGTTAA
- the cmk gene encoding (d)CMP kinase, producing MEKFNIAIDGPAGAGKSTIARLVAGALGFVYVDTGAMYRAVTWKVQHEGLRPDQENEVAALANRMQIELIPREEGQQVFVDGVDVTKEIRTIAITDHVSQIASYGAVRQLLVMLQKQMAISKGVVMDGRDIGTHVMPDAEIKVFLTASVEERAERRFKEMQNSGTCTLTLSELEQDIARRDQLDQDREISPLRRAHDAVLMDSTSMTIEEVVDEILGLCKDKVGGGK from the coding sequence TTGGAAAAGTTCAATATTGCCATAGATGGTCCTGCTGGAGCCGGTAAAAGTACCATTGCACGGTTAGTAGCCGGAGCTTTGGGATTCGTTTACGTGGATACAGGAGCCATGTATCGAGCAGTAACGTGGAAAGTACAGCACGAAGGGCTGCGACCTGATCAAGAAAATGAAGTAGCTGCTTTGGCGAATCGCATGCAGATTGAGCTTATTCCTCGCGAAGAAGGACAGCAAGTGTTCGTAGACGGTGTCGATGTGACCAAAGAAATTCGCACGATTGCCATTACGGATCATGTTTCCCAAATCGCAAGCTATGGAGCTGTACGTCAGCTGCTTGTTATGCTTCAGAAGCAAATGGCTATTTCCAAAGGTGTTGTCATGGATGGTCGTGATATTGGTACACATGTGATGCCGGATGCAGAAATCAAAGTATTTCTGACAGCCAGCGTGGAGGAACGAGCTGAACGCCGTTTTAAAGAAATGCAAAACAGCGGAACATGCACGTTGACTCTGTCTGAATTGGAACAAGATATCGCCAGACGCGATCAGTTGGACCAAGACAGAGAGATATCCCCCCTCAGGCGCGCTCACGATGCTGTGCTAATGGATAGCACCTCGATGACCATTGAGGAAGTAGTCGACGAAATACTTGGACTTTGCAAAGACAAAGTCGGAGGTGGCAAATAA
- a CDS encoding flagellar brake protein encodes MSYYVAEVQKLLPKVNQILHMNMNSIDDEESRIEYKARIADVTDTALVIEIPLNEKTGRLKKLYQGDELSTFFLGEGGVKHYFTTSVIGYTEDVIRLVELRKPALESITQIQRRNFLRVLAELEIAVKLSDQIQFIGVTEDVSGGGISFICDGQVPVGMNMAISCWILAPFKNGSIEHIPFSGEIVRVKQLDSGKQLAMVRFVDIADRERQKLIRFCFERQMDFRKR; translated from the coding sequence GTGTCATATTATGTCGCGGAGGTGCAGAAATTGCTTCCTAAGGTTAACCAGATTTTACATATGAACATGAACAGTATTGATGATGAAGAGTCCCGAATCGAATACAAAGCCAGAATTGCTGATGTAACGGATACTGCGCTTGTCATAGAGATTCCGTTGAATGAGAAAACAGGACGCCTCAAAAAGTTGTATCAGGGCGATGAATTAAGCACATTTTTCTTAGGCGAAGGCGGCGTGAAACATTATTTCACGACTTCTGTCATCGGCTACACGGAAGATGTCATTCGTTTGGTTGAGCTGCGTAAACCGGCTTTGGAATCAATTACGCAAATACAACGCAGAAATTTCCTGCGCGTGCTGGCTGAACTGGAAATTGCAGTGAAGCTATCCGATCAAATTCAATTTATCGGTGTCACCGAGGACGTAAGCGGGGGAGGCATTTCCTTTATTTGTGATGGACAAGTTCCCGTCGGTATGAACATGGCGATTTCCTGCTGGATTCTTGCTCCATTTAAGAATGGAAGCATTGAGCATATTCCTTTTAGCGGTGAAATCGTGCGGGTTAAGCAACTGGACTCAGGCAAACAGCTGGCCATGGTGAGGTTCGTTGATATCGCCGATCGAGAGCGCCAAAAGCTAATTCGCTTCTGTTTCGAACGACAAATGGATTTCCGCAAAAGATAA
- a CDS encoding lysophospholipid acyltransferase family protein produces MLYRIGRALFRFMFTVFFRLRAIGMDNVPSDGAVVLCGNHTSLLDPPLLGTPLKRMVHFMAKAELFDIPVLGPIISRVGAFPVKRGGVSRDSIRLAVQLLRDGNMLGVFPEGSRNNAGGMGKKGAASLALKSGAAVVPVAIIGTYSIFRRMTIVYGKPLDLSAYAGGSSEDLELATEAIMKEIRRLHTAYSKGK; encoded by the coding sequence ATGCTGTATCGCATCGGCAGGGCCTTATTTCGTTTTATGTTTACAGTATTTTTCCGCTTGCGAGCTATCGGCATGGACAACGTGCCTTCAGATGGAGCCGTAGTGCTCTGTGGGAATCATACGAGTTTATTGGATCCTCCCTTGTTAGGGACTCCGCTTAAACGAATGGTGCATTTCATGGCCAAGGCAGAACTGTTTGATATCCCTGTGCTCGGCCCCATTATTTCCAGAGTCGGTGCTTTCCCCGTCAAACGCGGAGGCGTCAGCAGAGACTCCATTCGGCTAGCGGTTCAATTGCTGCGTGACGGCAACATGCTTGGCGTGTTTCCGGAAGGTTCAAGGAACAATGCCGGCGGGATGGGCAAGAAGGGCGCAGCCAGTCTTGCACTGAAATCTGGGGCAGCCGTCGTACCTGTTGCGATTATTGGCACGTATTCGATATTTCGCCGTATGACGATCGTCTATGGAAAGCCGCTTGATTTAAGCGCTTATGCAGGTGGCAGCTCGGAAGACTTGGAGCTGGCAACTGAAGCAATTATGAAGGAAATTCGCCGGTTACATACCGCTTATAGCAAAGGTAAATGA
- the ypeB gene encoding germination protein YpeB → MYKRLSIVMFPFLLLAFIGASVWGYLEHQEKNTILIKAENQYQRAFHDLSFHVDKLHTELGNTLAVNSASEPSYRKGLVNVWRLTSQAQSDITQLPLTLLPFNKTEDFLANMANFSYRMSVRDMTKQPLNENELKTLTALYDHSSEITKEIRDVQTKVISNNLRWMDVEMALASEKETHDNAIIDGFSTVDKKVGAYEELNWGPGNLSVLSTNNVKMLSGNDMTVEEIKPKAAQFLGLSDTSAMKVVENGGKSPEYQSFSVVVPGGQGSENDIQLDYTKKGGHLIYFMKPRMVQSAKFDLRQARDIANEFLDQHEYKDMSAVSYDQYQNIANIIFAKREKDITIYPQQISVKVALDTLEVTGIQATDYIYGQKPRQLGQPKIAAAEARKQLSPNLKVTSESLAVIKNDLDEEVLCHEFIGTMNNNIYRLYINADSGSEEKIETIRPEQAEAAANAAK, encoded by the coding sequence GTGTATAAAAGATTAAGTATTGTCATGTTTCCATTCCTTTTGCTAGCCTTTATTGGCGCATCCGTATGGGGGTACTTAGAACACCAGGAGAAGAATACGATTTTGATTAAAGCAGAGAATCAATATCAGCGTGCTTTCCATGATCTTTCGTTCCATGTGGATAAGCTGCATACCGAATTGGGGAACACCCTGGCGGTGAATTCCGCTTCAGAGCCGTCGTATCGCAAAGGACTTGTGAATGTCTGGCGACTGACGAGTCAGGCTCAAAGCGACATTACACAGCTTCCGTTGACGTTATTGCCATTTAACAAAACAGAGGATTTCTTGGCGAATATGGCTAATTTCTCTTACCGAATGTCTGTTCGGGATATGACGAAGCAGCCTCTGAATGAAAATGAGTTGAAAACATTAACGGCGCTTTATGATCACTCCTCCGAGATTACAAAGGAAATCAGAGACGTTCAAACGAAGGTAATTTCCAATAATCTGCGTTGGATGGACGTGGAGATGGCATTAGCATCTGAAAAGGAAACCCATGATAACGCGATTATTGACGGGTTTTCTACGGTAGATAAAAAAGTGGGCGCCTATGAAGAATTAAATTGGGGACCCGGAAATTTATCGGTTTTATCCACGAACAATGTCAAAATGCTTTCTGGCAATGATATGACAGTGGAGGAAATCAAACCGAAAGCCGCACAATTCCTTGGACTAAGCGACACTTCTGCGATGAAAGTAGTGGAGAATGGCGGGAAATCTCCGGAATATCAAAGCTTCAGTGTTGTGGTTCCGGGTGGTCAGGGAAGCGAGAATGATATCCAATTGGATTACACCAAAAAAGGCGGACATCTCATTTACTTTATGAAGCCGCGAATGGTTCAATCGGCCAAATTTGATTTGAGGCAAGCGCGAGATATTGCCAATGAATTTTTGGATCAGCATGAATATAAAGACATGAGTGCCGTTAGTTACGATCAATATCAGAATATCGCCAATATTATCTTTGCCAAGCGGGAGAAGGATATCACAATTTATCCCCAGCAAATTAGTGTGAAAGTCGCGTTGGATACGCTTGAAGTGACAGGGATTCAGGCAACAGATTATATTTATGGCCAGAAGCCGCGTCAGTTAGGTCAACCGAAAATTGCCGCTGCTGAAGCGCGCAAACAACTGAGCCCTAATTTGAAAGTAACAAGCGAGTCATTGGCGGTTATAAAGAATGATCTGGATGAGGAAGTGCTTTGTCATGAGTTCATCGGCACGATGAACAATAATATTTACCGATTGTATATCAATGCCGATTCTGGCTCGGAAGAGAAGATTGAAACGATTCGTCCAGAACAAGCAGAAGCTGCTGCCAACGCAGCCAAATAA